One stretch of Muribaculum intestinale DNA includes these proteins:
- the rny gene encoding ribonuclease Y: MTPLVLGLVCGIGAFIIGIAVMTAIQRSSAKSKAKTIIEEAQKEADMLMQEKLLKAREEELHIKAEADKAANQRMAKVQQNEARLKQREIQLNQQQGDIARKRNENETFKANLDAQAAVLESQRVELDKLTRTAQDTLEHISGLSAEEAKEKLIDSLRDEAKTAAQSYINDIMDEAKLTANKEAKRIVVQSIQRVATETAIENSVTVFHIDSDEIKGRIIGREGRNIRALEAATGIEIIVDDTPEAIVLSGFDPVRREIARLALHQLVADGRIHPARIEEVVSKVRHQIEEEIIETGKRTAIDLGIHGLHPDLIRLVGKMKYRSSYGQNLLQHSRETANLCAIMASELGLNPKKARRAGLLHDIGKVPDEEPELPHALLGMKLAEKYKEKPEICNAIGAHHDEIEQQSLLAPIVQVCDAISGARPGARREIVEAYIKRLNDLEQLALSYPGVIKTYAIQAGRELRVIVGADKIDDAETEKLSAEIAKRIQTGMTYPGQVKITVIRETRSVSFAK; this comes from the coding sequence ATGACCCCACTCGTATTAGGGCTCGTATGCGGAATAGGCGCATTCATAATCGGAATTGCAGTAATGACCGCAATACAGCGTTCCTCAGCTAAAAGCAAAGCGAAAACCATTATAGAGGAAGCCCAAAAAGAAGCCGACATGCTGATGCAGGAAAAACTGCTCAAAGCTCGCGAAGAAGAACTCCACATAAAAGCCGAAGCCGACAAGGCCGCCAACCAGCGCATGGCAAAAGTGCAGCAGAATGAGGCGCGACTGAAACAGCGCGAGATACAGCTCAACCAGCAGCAGGGCGACATCGCACGCAAGCGCAACGAAAACGAGACATTCAAAGCCAACCTCGACGCCCAGGCCGCAGTGCTCGAAAGCCAGCGCGTAGAACTCGACAAACTCACACGTACCGCTCAGGACACTCTCGAACACATATCAGGTCTATCGGCCGAAGAAGCAAAGGAAAAACTGATTGACTCCTTGCGCGACGAAGCCAAGACAGCAGCCCAAAGCTATATCAACGATATAATGGACGAGGCCAAGCTCACCGCCAACAAAGAGGCCAAGCGTATAGTAGTACAGTCAATACAACGTGTAGCCACAGAGACGGCCATCGAGAACTCTGTCACAGTATTCCATATTGATTCCGACGAAATAAAAGGACGCATCATCGGTCGCGAAGGACGCAACATCCGGGCTCTTGAAGCCGCCACCGGCATAGAAATCATCGTCGACGACACTCCTGAGGCCATAGTACTCTCCGGATTCGATCCAGTGCGCCGCGAAATAGCCCGTCTGGCACTCCACCAGCTTGTAGCTGACGGACGTATACACCCCGCACGCATCGAAGAAGTCGTGTCAAAAGTGCGCCACCAGATTGAAGAAGAGATAATCGAGACCGGAAAACGCACCGCCATCGACCTCGGTATCCATGGTCTCCATCCCGACCTTATCCGTCTTGTCGGAAAGATGAAATACCGTTCAAGCTACGGACAGAACCTCCTGCAGCATTCGCGCGAGACAGCCAATCTTTGTGCCATCATGGCCTCGGAACTCGGACTCAACCCGAAGAAAGCACGTCGCGCCGGTCTGCTACACGATATAGGCAAAGTACCCGACGAAGAGCCAGAACTGCCCCATGCACTCCTTGGCATGAAACTTGCCGAAAAATATAAGGAAAAGCCCGAGATATGCAACGCCATCGGAGCTCACCACGATGAAATCGAGCAACAGTCTCTGCTCGCTCCTATCGTACAGGTATGCGACGCTATATCCGGAGCACGTCCGGGAGCACGCCGCGAGATTGTAGAGGCATACATCAAACGCCTCAACGACCTCGAACAGCTCGCTCTTTCATATCCCGGAGTAATAAAGACCTACGCCATTCAGGCCGGCCGCGAACTCCGCGTGATTGTCGGCGCCGACAAGATTGACGATGCCGAGACCGAAAAACTCTCCGCCGAAATCGCCAAGCGCATCCAGACCGGAATGACATATCCCGGACAGGTCAAGATTACCGTAATCCGTGAAACCCGTTCGGTAAGTTTTGCAAAGTAA
- the zapA gene encoding cell division protein ZapA — MKDKLNITIKVANQRPLRMAVSLGEEEEEVRQAEYFVNHVWAKWMDEKAADQSDSDVLAMTAIYFARLYIQEYRKNEEVERHLASFEETLDKILLDIK, encoded by the coding sequence ATGAAAGATAAACTGAATATTACCATAAAAGTGGCCAACCAGCGCCCCCTGCGTATGGCTGTGTCGCTCGGCGAAGAAGAAGAAGAGGTAAGACAAGCCGAATACTTTGTCAACCACGTATGGGCAAAATGGATGGACGAAAAAGCCGCCGACCAGTCTGACTCCGACGTGCTGGCAATGACAGCAATCTACTTTGCCCGACTTTACATACAGGAGTATCGCAAAAACGAGGAGGTGGAGCGCCACCTCGCCTCATTTGAGGAAACCCTCGACAAAATACTCCTCGACATCAAATAA
- the cls gene encoding cardiolipin synthase — protein sequence MAWYYIVLIAAYAGTIVSLVAVVLSENRNPVKSLAWITVLLMVPVFGVVLYIFFGRSLKNTRMITRRNRRRLRRQESYPPVDIQSLPLTPESHQQIRMAQTLQGAIYYPGNKIDIFTDGRTKFDALLADIDAAHSYVLMEYYIIKDDTIGTAVADALMRKAREGVKVRLIYDHIGSLHTPNRFFRQMQEAGIEVHPFFRVTFPHFATRVNWRNHRKLAVIDGRIGYVGGMNIADRYIDGTGSGIWRDTHLRVEGPAVGALQYAVAVDWSFMGQPLILDTPSTRQEHHPGAGIQLITSGPTSHWSNIAMLFHKAIANARRRVYIQTPYFLPTDSLLRALQAAALAKVDVRIMIPARSDSTILTYASFSYVQECLRSGVKVYLYNAGMLHAKTVIVDDEFISVGSANFDFRSFEHNFESNVMIYSREINAEMTHIFFEDIAMSERVHPGTWQKRPRAQKAKESMVRLLSPIL from the coding sequence ATGGCCTGGTACTACATCGTCCTCATTGCAGCATATGCCGGTACAATTGTCAGCCTTGTAGCTGTTGTACTATCCGAGAACCGCAATCCAGTAAAATCTCTCGCATGGATTACGGTGCTGCTAATGGTGCCCGTATTCGGAGTGGTGCTATACATTTTCTTCGGACGCTCGCTGAAGAACACACGCATGATTACACGCCGCAACCGACGGCGTCTGCGCCGACAGGAGTCATACCCTCCCGTCGACATACAGTCGCTCCCTCTCACACCCGAAAGCCATCAGCAGATACGCATGGCCCAGACACTCCAGGGAGCGATATACTACCCCGGCAACAAGATAGATATCTTCACCGACGGACGCACCAAATTCGATGCTCTGCTTGCTGACATCGATGCCGCACACAGCTATGTGCTGATGGAGTACTATATAATCAAAGACGACACCATCGGCACAGCCGTTGCCGACGCATTGATGCGCAAAGCCCGGGAGGGAGTGAAAGTACGACTTATATACGACCATATCGGCTCGCTCCACACACCCAACCGCTTCTTCCGACAGATGCAGGAAGCCGGCATAGAGGTACACCCTTTCTTCAGAGTCACATTCCCACATTTCGCGACACGCGTCAACTGGCGCAACCACCGGAAACTCGCCGTAATCGACGGTCGCATCGGATATGTAGGTGGAATGAATATCGCCGACCGATATATCGACGGGACCGGATCCGGCATATGGCGCGACACACACCTGCGTGTCGAAGGCCCCGCCGTCGGAGCCCTTCAATATGCCGTGGCGGTCGACTGGTCGTTCATGGGCCAGCCGCTCATACTTGACACACCCTCTACCCGACAGGAACACCATCCTGGAGCCGGCATACAGCTGATTACTTCCGGGCCGACAAGCCACTGGAGCAACATCGCCATGTTGTTTCACAAAGCCATAGCCAACGCACGACGCAGGGTGTATATCCAGACCCCCTATTTTCTGCCGACCGACTCACTGTTGCGCGCACTTCAGGCCGCAGCCCTCGCCAAAGTCGATGTGCGCATCATGATACCCGCCCGAAGCGATTCGACGATACTGACCTACGCGTCATTCTCATACGTGCAGGAGTGCCTGCGCTCGGGAGTGAAAGTATATCTCTATAATGCCGGCATGCTGCATGCCAAGACTGTAATCGTCGACGACGAATTCATATCTGTCGGCTCGGCCAACTTCGACTTCCGCAGCTTCGAACACAACTTCGAAAGCAATGTTATGATATATTCCAGGGAAATCAATGCGGAAATGACACACATATTCTTCGAAGACATTGCCATGTCAGAACGCGTACATCCGGGCACCTGGCAGAAACGTCCAAGAGCCCAGAAAGCCAAAGAATCCATGGTAAGGCTTCTGAGTCCCATACTGTGA
- the rplI gene encoding 50S ribosomal protein L9: MKIILKEDIANLGYKDDVVEVKNGYGRNYLIPQGKAVIATESALKVLAENQRQRAHKIAQIKADAEAAAAALQGVELLTIAAKTGANDTIYGSVGALQIAEALAKLGHNVDRKIIVVKDAVKTLGKYTCTVKLHKEVSVEIPFEVVAETAEA, from the coding sequence ATGAAAATCATATTAAAAGAAGACATCGCTAACCTTGGATACAAGGATGATGTCGTAGAAGTAAAGAACGGCTACGGCCGCAATTACCTCATCCCTCAGGGAAAGGCTGTCATCGCCACTGAGAGCGCCCTCAAGGTTCTCGCCGAGAACCAGCGCCAGCGCGCTCACAAGATCGCCCAGATCAAGGCCGACGCCGAAGCTGCAGCCGCTGCTCTTCAGGGCGTAGAACTCCTCACCATCGCAGCCAAGACCGGTGCCAACGACACCATCTACGGCTCTGTAGGCGCTCTTCAGATTGCCGAAGCCCTCGCTAAGCTCGGCCACAACGTTGACCGCAAGATTATCGTTGTAAAAGACGCCGTGAAGACCCTCGGAAAGTACACCTGCACCGTAAAACTCCACAAGGAAGTAAGTGTAGAGATTCCTTTCGAAGTTGTTGCCGAAACAGCAGAAGCATAA
- the rpsR gene encoding 30S ribosomal protein S18: MAQAQSEIRYLTPLSVDVKKKKYCRFKRSGIKYIDYKDPEFLKKFLNEQGKLLPRRITGTSLKFQRRVAQAVKRARHLALLPYVTDLMK, encoded by the coding sequence ATGGCACAAGCACAATCAGAAATCCGCTACCTCACTCCCCTGTCGGTAGACGTAAAGAAGAAAAAATATTGCCGTTTCAAACGCAGCGGCATCAAGTATATTGACTACAAGGATCCCGAATTCCTCAAGAAGTTCCTCAACGAGCAGGGCAAACTTCTCCCCCGCCGCATCACAGGTACTTCACTCAAGTTCCAGCGCCGCGTAGCCCAGGCCGTAAAGCGTGCCCGTCATCTGGCTCTGCTTCCCTACGTTACCGACCTGATGAAATAA
- the rpsF gene encoding 30S ribosomal protein S6, with protein sequence MNHYETVFILTPVLSDAQMKEAVDKVKDVITSANGTIVNEENWGLRKLAYPIQKKSTGFYTLIEFDAEPTTIKKLETQFRRDERMLRWLTFRLDKYAAEYAAKRRSLRSAKTNATETVEAKED encoded by the coding sequence ATGAATCATTACGAAACCGTTTTCATTTTAACTCCCGTTTTGTCTGATGCTCAGATGAAGGAAGCGGTAGACAAGGTAAAGGACGTGATCACAAGCGCCAACGGTACCATTGTCAACGAAGAGAACTGGGGCCTGCGCAAACTCGCCTACCCCATCCAGAAGAAGTCGACCGGCTTCTACACCCTCATCGAGTTCGACGCCGAACCCACTACCATCAAGAAGCTCGAGACTCAGTTCCGCCGCGACGAGCGCATGCTCCGCTGGCTCACATTCCGCCTCGACAAGTACGCAGCTGAGTACGCAGCAAAGCGCCGCTCGCTCCGCAGCGCCAAGACCAACGCAACAGAAACCGTAGAAGCAAAGGAGGACTAA